GATGCTATGGGTCTTATCAATAAATTTAACCTTTCCTACAAAATAATTGATTTATCAAAAGTATATGATGCATTCGTCTATCTGCTAAATGAAAAGGAAAAAGGCAAAAAGGAAAGTTATAAATTAGCAGAGGCAAATCTAAAACCGAGACTAAGAATGATCACTTTGTACTATTTTGCTAATAAATTAAACTATTTAGTTGCGGGAACAAGTAATAGAAGTGAATTAAAGATAGGATATTTTACTAAATATGGTGATGGAGGAGCAGATATTTTACCTTTGGGAAATTTATTAAAGAATCAAGTTAAAGAATTAGCAAAATATTTAGATATACCTGAAAAAATTATCAATAAACCTCCTTCTGCAGGACTTTGGGTAGGTCAGACCGATGAGAAAGAAATCGGAATGAGCTATAACCTGTTAGATAAATATTTAAAGACAGGAAAGCTAAACAATAAAATAATTGAAAAGAAGATCCAAGATAAAATAATAAAAAGTTCTCATAAACGTACTACTCCCGCGAAACCTACCTTTTAGAAAAATATATTTCATTTCTTTTGTCTTCCTCTGTCTTCCTCGATTAATACTAACCACCAAGATTTTTCACAAAGATACGAAATTTGAAGTCCGAAAGCAAGATCATTCTGGTTAAAACATAAAGACCCATCTTAAAATGGTGACCGTTTCTCAGTTTTTTATCTCTATGATTTAATATTTTAAAAACTCGTTGTTCATCGAAACAACTATCTACTAATTTATTGAAACTACTTTTTTAATATGTTAAAATTAGTAAAAATTAATTATAGTTAAAGTTTCATCGTTTTGTATTATTGTATTAAAGGAGAAA
The sequence above is a segment of the Candidatus Atribacteria bacterium genome. Coding sequences within it:
- the nadE gene encoding NAD(+) synthase gives rise to the protein DAMGLINKFNLSYKIIDLSKVYDAFVYLLNEKEKGKKESYKLAEANLKPRLRMITLYYFANKLNYLVAGTSNRSELKIGYFTKYGDGGADILPLGNLLKNQVKELAKYLDIPEKIINKPPSAGLWVGQTDEKEIGMSYNLLDKYLKTGKLNNKIIEKKIQDKIIKSSHKRTTPAKPTF